The proteins below are encoded in one region of Bremerella sp. P1:
- the ribA gene encoding GTP cyclohydrolase II, with the protein MSHRFSTVQAAVDAIKAGKVIIVVDAEDRENEGDFVAAAEKTTPEVVNFMITQGRGLLCAACLPDVCERLELAPLVENNNAPLRTAFTTPIDHKNAKTGITAKERSETIMAMVDENSSADDFVRPGHVYPLLAKEGGVLRRAGHTEASVDLARMAGLTPAGSLCEILNEEGDRASREELIEIAEKYDLEIISIEQLISHRRVNEKLVERGAEAKLPTTFGEFDIIVYDVKYESQEPVAIAMGDLSSVEAPLVRLHSSCFTGDLINSLRCDCGDQLKMALQRISEEGVGALIYLPQEGRGIGLKAKIRAYALQDQGLDTVEANHALGFKSDMRDYGVGIQILKDLGLSKIRLLTNNPKKTDAFIYGGFDLEVVDQVPIHPEPNPHNQKYLDTKRDKMGHRLP; encoded by the coding sequence GTGAGCCACCGATTTTCCACCGTCCAAGCGGCCGTCGATGCGATCAAAGCTGGCAAAGTTATCATTGTTGTCGATGCCGAAGATCGGGAAAACGAAGGGGATTTCGTCGCTGCGGCAGAAAAAACGACCCCCGAAGTGGTGAATTTCATGATCACCCAGGGACGCGGTCTTCTGTGTGCGGCCTGCCTGCCGGATGTCTGCGAACGGCTCGAACTGGCACCACTGGTCGAAAACAACAACGCTCCACTCCGTACGGCCTTCACGACCCCAATCGACCACAAGAACGCCAAGACGGGTATCACGGCCAAGGAACGCTCCGAAACGATTATGGCCATGGTCGACGAAAACTCGTCCGCCGATGACTTCGTGCGGCCGGGACACGTCTACCCACTGCTGGCCAAAGAAGGGGGTGTGCTGCGTCGAGCAGGGCACACCGAAGCATCGGTCGACTTGGCTCGTATGGCAGGCCTAACGCCGGCCGGCTCCCTGTGCGAGATCCTTAACGAAGAAGGGGATCGGGCTTCGCGAGAAGAGCTGATCGAAATCGCGGAGAAGTACGACCTCGAGATCATCTCGATCGAGCAGCTCATTTCGCATCGCCGCGTGAACGAGAAGCTGGTCGAACGCGGAGCGGAAGCCAAGCTGCCGACCACCTTCGGCGAGTTCGACATCATCGTCTACGACGTGAAATACGAATCGCAGGAACCAGTGGCTATCGCCATGGGTGACCTCTCTTCGGTCGAAGCTCCGCTGGTGCGTCTGCACAGTAGCTGCTTCACCGGCGACCTGATCAACTCGCTGCGCTGCGACTGCGGCGATCAGCTGAAGATGGCCCTACAACGAATCAGCGAAGAAGGGGTCGGTGCACTGATCTACCTACCGCAAGAAGGACGTGGTATTGGGCTGAAAGCAAAGATCCGAGCGTATGCCCTACAAGACCAAGGTCTCGATACGGTCGAAGCGAACCACGCGTTGGGCTTTAAGAGCGACATGCGTGACTACGGGGTTGGTATCCAGATCTTGAAGGACCTGGGCCTATCGAAGATTCGCCTGCTGACGAACAACCCCAAGAAGACCGACGCGTTCATCTACGGCGGCTTCGACCTGGAAGTGGTTGACCAGGTTCCGATTCACCCGGAACCGAACCCGCACAACCAGAAGTATCTGGATACGAAGCGGGACAAGATGGGGCACCGACTGCCGTAG
- a CDS encoding alpha/beta hydrolase, translating into MAIFAFAVLAGPAVAEKPSVRMVPNQIFAEREDKTLKADVYLPPGEGPFPAILMIHGGAWVGGSRSHMATHAIYLANNGYAVAAITYRFAPNHIFPAQLEDCQAALNWLVDNAEEFKIDTQRVGGWGYSAGGHLACLVAAVEAEKGPGAPQLRAVVAGGAPCDFTKEPPQSERLKFFLGGSRADVPGTYEDASPLTHVTAKCPPIFFFHGTNDGVVPLRNAEVMHDKLSSLGIPTTFYKAEGRGHLGTFIDPQAKREALKFLDGHLKLGKS; encoded by the coding sequence GTGGCGATTTTTGCTTTCGCGGTCTTAGCCGGCCCTGCGGTAGCGGAAAAACCATCCGTTCGGATGGTGCCCAATCAGATCTTCGCCGAGCGAGAAGACAAGACGCTTAAGGCCGATGTGTACCTGCCTCCAGGCGAAGGACCGTTCCCGGCGATCCTCATGATACACGGCGGAGCGTGGGTCGGCGGGTCGCGCAGTCATATGGCGACGCACGCGATCTACCTTGCGAACAACGGCTACGCGGTCGCGGCAATTACGTATCGTTTTGCACCGAATCACATTTTTCCGGCTCAACTGGAAGACTGTCAGGCAGCGTTGAATTGGCTGGTCGATAACGCGGAAGAGTTCAAAATCGATACCCAGCGCGTGGGCGGCTGGGGCTACTCGGCCGGTGGCCACTTGGCCTGTCTTGTGGCGGCCGTGGAAGCCGAAAAAGGCCCTGGTGCACCTCAGCTGAGAGCAGTCGTCGCGGGTGGTGCTCCGTGTGATTTCACTAAGGAACCACCACAAAGCGAACGGCTGAAATTCTTCCTCGGAGGCTCGCGTGCCGATGTGCCTGGCACCTACGAAGACGCCTCGCCACTCACGCATGTGACGGCCAAGTGTCCTCCTATTTTCTTTTTTCATGGCACCAATGATGGTGTCGTTCCACTGCGGAATGCCGAGGTCATGCATGACAAATTGTCCTCATTGGGCATCCCGACAACATTCTACAAAGCCGAAGGACGCGGGCACCTGGGCACGTTCATCGATCCCCAGGCCAAGCGAGAGGCATTGAAATTCCTCGACGGACATCTCAAACTCGGGAAGTCGTAA